Proteins from a single region of Methanoculleus horonobensis:
- a CDS encoding 30S ribosomal protein S6e, whose amino-acid sequence MADFKIILSDPETGRSYKIDATGPTAGAFIGKRISDEINGDILGFAGYTIRITGATDKTGIPSRRDLPGPSRRRLLLSKGVGFHPAMDGERRRKSVRGNEISADTVQINAAVKQSGAKPLAEYFSQPEAAAE is encoded by the coding sequence ATGGCAGATTTCAAAATCATCCTATCAGACCCGGAGACCGGGCGTTCATATAAGATCGATGCGACCGGCCCCACCGCCGGAGCATTCATCGGCAAGCGCATCAGCGACGAGATCAACGGGGACATCCTCGGCTTTGCGGGCTACACGATCCGGATCACCGGCGCTACGGACAAGACCGGTATTCCCTCACGCCGCGACCTTCCCGGCCCATCCCGGAGAAGGCTCCTCCTCTCCAAGGGTGTCGGGTTCCACCCGGCCATGGACGGGGAACGCCGCAGGAAGTCGGTGCGGGGCAACGAGATCAGCGCTGACACCGTCCAGATCAACGCCGCCGTGAAGCAGAGCGGTGCAAAGCCCCTGGCAGAATACTTCAGCCAGCCCGAGGCGGCGGCTGAATAA